The following proteins come from a genomic window of Hypanus sabinus isolate sHypSab1 chromosome 9, sHypSab1.hap1, whole genome shotgun sequence:
- the LOC132399729 gene encoding uncharacterized protein LOC132399729, whose amino-acid sequence MEAATREAKNQKEAATREMEKAAREAQNQLERARIAAELEVLMREREEEAARVEAEFIEDAEEMYDLVDVKSTSEKTRLERTSDYVQSQIDWKIRSSTPYLSDNTPRHEESQRDPIAPHPSEEDNLPSQLRDEVKNERADDKYFSTPNLPDLARREAKAEFRTAKSITEVRPQSYTHRHTSPARMPLAIEPMAQYLARRDLVTSGLYQFDDKPENYCAWYSTFTNTIDGIQLRATQELDLMVKWLGKESCEQVRRIRSVYINKTELALSKAWERLREGYAAPEIIEAALYRCLENFPKVSAKDHIKLRELGDLLMEIQGAKEDGYSTGWRNWGSYSSPTAHGPPPCTWCPKHQGAGDRAATTTG is encoded by the coding sequence atggaagcagctaccagagaagccaaaaaccagaaggaagcggccaccagagaaatggaaaaggctgccagagaagcccaaaaccagttggaaagggcaaggatagcggcggagttagaagtgctgatgcgggaacgagaagaagaagctgccagggtggaagcagagttcatagaagatgctgaagaaatgtaTGATCTGGTTGATGTAAAATCTACGtcagaaaagaccagattggaacgcacaagcgactatgtccaatctcaaatagactggaagattcgttcttccactCCATACTTATCTGATAACACCCCAcgtcatgaggagtctcagagagacccaattgcaccacatccatctgaggaagacaatttaccctcacaactccgcgatgaagtcaagaatgaaagagctgatgacaaatacttctcgacaccaaacttaccagatttggcgagaagagaggcaaaggctgaattcagaacagcaaagtccataacagaggtacgccctcagtcatatacccaccgacatacttccccagcccgcatgccacttgcaattgaacccatggcacagtatttagcacgacgagatctcgtcacttcaggactataccagttcgacgataaacctgaaaattactgtgcatggtactccacattcaccaacactatcgacggaatccagctcagagcaacccaagagttggatcttatggtgaaatggctggggaaagaatcatgcgaacaggtgagacgcatacgttcagtgtacatcaacaaaaccgagctagccttaagcaaagcatgggagagacttcgggagggctatgcggcccccgaaattattgaagcggcgctataccgatgtctggaaaactttcctaaggtgtcagccaaagatcacattaagttaagggagctcggagatttactcatggagattcaaggcgccaaagaagatggctactcaactggatggaggaattggggatcatacagcagtccgacagcccatgggcctcccccctgcacatggtgcccaaagcatcagggggctggagaccgtgcggcgactaccaccggctga